The DNA window AGGTGATTGCTAGCCTAAAAGAACGAAACAAGGATTTTAACTAGGTGAATACGGATTTTGAAATAAAGGCTGAGCGATTAATAATCCGTTCGGATCTCGTTCTTTCTCGTGTTGCAGAGCTTCAAAAACGTATCGGTCAGCTTGATCTTTCTGCCGTTAGTCAGCTCGATCTTTCTGCGGTTAAAGCCTTGGACTCAGCGGGCATTGCTTTATTGTTAACACTGCAGCAGGAGCTTAAGGGTTCTTTGTCCATTATCTCGCCTCCTGCTCACCTTGTAACCTTGCTAGGACTTTACAATCTAGAAAGTCAATTTAAATTAGATGAGCAACCTGAATGACCGCAATGTTAGAATCTGCTGTAATTTTTGACAATCTATCCAAGTCTTTCGGTCGTTTACAAGCCTTGAATAAGATTAGTTTCGAGGTCAAACAAGGCTCTTTTTTTGGGCTATTGGGGCCGAATGGTGCGGGTAAGTCCACATTGATTAATGCCATGTCAAGTTTGGTATTGCCTGACGCAGGTTCTATTCGTGTGATGGGTTTTGATGTTCAGCGTGATTACCGTCAGGCGCGTCGAGCGCTGGGTTTGGTGCCGCAGGAGCTTATTTCAGATCCTTTTTTTTCAATACGTGACTTGTTACGTTTGCAATCTGAGTATTTTGGTTTAAGAGGGCGTTCCCAATGGGCTTGGGTGGATGAGTTGTTGGAGCGTTTAGCTCTGACAGAAAAGGCCACCGCGCAAACTGCGCAGTTATCTGGCGGCATGAAACGCCGAGTTTTAATTGCGATGGCTTTTGTTCATAAGCCTGAGGTATTGGTTTTGGATGAGCCTACTGCTGGTGTAGATGTGGACTTACGTCGAACGCTTTGGGCCTTTGCTCGTGAGCTGCATGCAGCAGGCCACACCATTATTTTAACTACGCATTACCTTGA is part of the Thiomicrospira microaerophila genome and encodes:
- a CDS encoding ABC transporter ATP-binding protein, encoding MTAMLESAVIFDNLSKSFGRLQALNKISFEVKQGSFFGLLGPNGAGKSTLINAMSSLVLPDAGSIRVMGFDVQRDYRQARRALGLVPQELISDPFFSIRDLLRLQSEYFGLRGRSQWAWVDELLERLALTEKATAQTAQLSGGMKRRVLIAMAFVHKPEVLVLDEPTAGVDVDLRRTLWAFARELHAAGHTIILTTHYLEEAEALCDQVAIMQKGEVKALEKTQSLLARHPYRYLRVTLPEQGGFDPGGLSSELLLRLAEREANALLFKIEKSLPMEQMLAWLQQNGLNIQGLTSRDASLEEVFLDLTGAQL
- a CDS encoding STAS domain-containing protein; amino-acid sequence: MNTDFEIKAERLIIRSDLVLSRVAELQKRIGQLDLSAVSQLDLSAVKALDSAGIALLLTLQQELKGSLSIISPPAHLVTLLGLYNLESQFKLDEQPE